From the genome of Nitrosomonas sp., one region includes:
- the msrB gene encoding peptide-methionine (R)-S-oxide reductase MsrB, whose translation MNDLNRQYALSEKNLLKQKEKLTALQFQVTQNAGTEPPFQNAFWNNKDTGIYVDIVSGEPLFASIHKFDSGTGWPSFYRPINSHFIQQKPDHTLLMQRTEVRSRYANSHLGHVFDDGPPPTGLRYCINSASLKFIPKDDLQAAGYGEYAALFDEQKNK comes from the coding sequence ATGAACGACTTAAACCGCCAATATGCGCTTTCCGAGAAAAATTTATTAAAACAGAAAGAAAAACTGACCGCTTTGCAATTTCAGGTTACCCAGAATGCCGGCACCGAACCGCCGTTCCAGAATGCGTTCTGGAACAACAAGGACACGGGGATTTATGTTGACATCGTCTCAGGTGAACCGCTGTTCGCATCCATTCATAAATTTGACTCGGGTACCGGTTGGCCAAGTTTTTACCGTCCAATCAATTCGCATTTTATCCAGCAAAAACCTGATCATACCTTATTGATGCAACGCACGGAAGTGCGTAGCCGTTATGCGAACAGTCATCTGGGGCATGTGTTTGATGATGGGCCACCACCTACGGGACTGCGCTACTGCATCAATTCTGCATCTCTGAAATTCATCCCGAAAGATGACTTGCAAGCGGCGGGTTACGGCGAATATGCCGCCTTGTTTGACGAGCAGAAAAATAAATGA